A stretch of Burkholderia sp. HI2500 DNA encodes these proteins:
- a CDS encoding (2Fe-2S)-binding protein, whose translation MVTLNINNRPADVDADPSTPMLWVLRDNLGLTGTKFGCGTGDCGACTVHVDGRAVPSCTLALSSVGNARITTSEHLADDAIGKAVLDAWVRHDVAQCGYCQSGQMMSAAGLLRGNKAPTDADIDRAMAGNLCRCATYQRIRAAIHDAASALA comes from the coding sequence ATGGTGACGTTGAACATCAACAACCGGCCGGCGGACGTCGATGCCGATCCGTCGACGCCGATGCTCTGGGTGCTGCGCGACAACCTCGGCCTGACCGGCACCAAGTTCGGCTGCGGCACCGGCGACTGCGGCGCGTGCACCGTGCACGTCGACGGTCGGGCCGTGCCGAGCTGCACGCTCGCGCTGTCGTCGGTGGGAAATGCGCGCATCACGACGTCCGAACACCTCGCCGACGATGCGATCGGCAAGGCCGTCCTCGACGCGTGGGTCCGCCACGACGTCGCGCAATGCGGTTATTGCCAGAGCGGCCAGATGATGAGTGCGGCAGGGCTGCTGCGCGGCAACAAGGCGCCGACCGATGCCGACATCGATCGCGCGATGGCCGGCAACCTGTGCCGTTGCGCCACCTACCAGCGCATCCGCGCCGCGATTCACGACGCGGCCAGTGCGCTTGCCTGA
- a CDS encoding xanthine dehydrogenase family protein molybdopterin-binding subunit has protein sequence MRIRTAGRPANTRAPASDASTVTGAGSPMPGRRDFLKLTMAASGCLALGITPKRAGAEAGMTLRTSPPQAFLIIAPDNTVTVAVNRTESGQGVSTALPMALADELDADWRNVRTVLAPAGEPYKDPVTGIQMTGGSTSINHSFTQYRELGASARAMLVAAAARRWNVDPATCRTALGVVTSGSHTATYGELAADAMAMPVPQHVPLKSPDQFRIIGKPTLRVDSRAVLDGTLKYGMDWRLPDMMVAVVARPPRFGGQVASYNAAAARAVKGVVEVVEIPTDRGGTGVAVIANGYWPARLGRDALQVTWKDTGSTVTSAEQMKAYKQLAGTPGTVVRTADAGNAPPAATRIRQDYEFPYLAHAPMEPLSCTVDVGPPSCACGIKIWGGSSMQTSDRAAVAKALGVVPEKVQIFTMMSGGDYGRRSTPTSDYVVEAARVSAAYLAAGHLGPVKTIWTREDDLRGGYYRPMVLHRVNIGVDGSGAVRDWQHVVVGQSVLKGSPLERTTIRKSGTDPDLTEGVANSPYGFPMQVSVHQPDVDVPVQSWRSGGNTHTAFVMETLVDELAHAARQDPVAYRMARLSSPEHTRHRQALALAVDKSGYGARTLPAGHAWGVAMHETAGTVVAYVTEVSIEARQPRVHRVTAGVHAGRIVNPTGADAQIQGGALFGLATTKPGFAIDVEHGAARNAGFADYSPVRMQEAAPVDVFFVPSDAHPTGLSEAGVPPIAPAVANGAFVLTGERMRALPFAPMLVASTAPALPAAAAAEDDPYADLAAGGCRMPHKAKTAASKPKVSQSQAGVGQSSAVPKFLRPKRKAGIPCIDDLKKPTTT, from the coding sequence ATGCGTATCCGCACTGCCGGGCGCCCTGCGAACACCCGCGCCCCTGCCTCCGACGCTTCGACCGTCACCGGAGCCGGCTCTCCGATGCCCGGCCGGCGCGACTTCCTGAAACTCACGATGGCGGCGAGCGGCTGTCTCGCGCTCGGCATCACACCGAAGCGCGCCGGCGCCGAAGCCGGCATGACCCTTCGGACCTCGCCGCCTCAAGCATTCCTGATCATCGCACCGGACAACACGGTGACGGTGGCCGTCAACCGGACCGAGTCCGGCCAGGGCGTCAGCACCGCGCTGCCGATGGCGCTGGCCGACGAACTCGATGCCGACTGGCGCAACGTGCGCACCGTGCTCGCGCCGGCGGGCGAACCGTACAAGGATCCGGTGACCGGGATCCAGATGACGGGCGGCTCGACGTCGATCAACCATTCGTTTACGCAATACCGCGAACTCGGCGCGTCCGCGCGCGCGATGCTCGTCGCCGCGGCCGCCCGGCGCTGGAACGTCGATCCGGCCACGTGCCGGACCGCGCTGGGCGTCGTGACGTCCGGCAGCCACACCGCGACCTACGGCGAACTCGCCGCGGACGCGATGGCGATGCCGGTGCCGCAGCACGTGCCGCTGAAGTCGCCCGACCAGTTCCGCATCATCGGCAAGCCGACCCTGCGCGTCGATTCGCGCGCCGTGCTCGACGGGACGCTCAAGTACGGAATGGACTGGCGCCTGCCGGACATGATGGTGGCCGTGGTCGCGCGCCCGCCGCGCTTCGGCGGACAGGTTGCAAGCTACAACGCGGCGGCGGCCCGCGCCGTCAAGGGCGTGGTCGAGGTCGTCGAAATCCCGACCGATCGCGGCGGCACCGGCGTGGCCGTGATCGCGAACGGCTACTGGCCTGCGAGGCTCGGTCGCGACGCGCTGCAGGTCACGTGGAAGGACACCGGTTCGACCGTCACGTCCGCCGAACAGATGAAGGCATACAAGCAGCTCGCCGGCACGCCCGGCACCGTGGTGCGCACGGCCGATGCCGGCAACGCGCCGCCGGCGGCCACGCGAATCCGGCAGGACTACGAATTTCCGTATCTGGCTCATGCACCGATGGAACCGCTCAGTTGCACGGTTGACGTCGGCCCGCCGAGCTGCGCGTGCGGGATCAAGATCTGGGGCGGCTCGTCGATGCAGACGTCCGATCGCGCCGCGGTCGCGAAGGCACTAGGTGTCGTGCCCGAGAAAGTCCAGATCTTCACGATGATGTCGGGCGGTGACTACGGCCGGCGCTCGACGCCCACGTCGGACTACGTGGTCGAAGCCGCGCGTGTGTCCGCCGCGTACCTGGCAGCCGGCCACCTGGGCCCGGTCAAGACCATCTGGACGCGCGAGGACGACCTGCGCGGCGGCTATTACCGCCCGATGGTGCTGCATCGGGTCAACATCGGCGTCGACGGCAGCGGCGCGGTGCGGGACTGGCAGCACGTCGTCGTCGGCCAGTCGGTGCTGAAGGGTTCGCCGCTCGAGCGCACGACGATTCGCAAAAGCGGCACCGATCCCGACCTCACCGAAGGCGTGGCGAACAGCCCGTACGGTTTCCCGATGCAGGTCTCGGTCCACCAGCCGGACGTCGACGTGCCGGTCCAGTCATGGCGCTCGGGCGGCAATACGCATACGGCGTTCGTGATGGAGACGCTCGTCGACGAACTCGCGCACGCGGCCCGCCAGGATCCGGTCGCGTACCGGATGGCGCGGCTGTCCAGCCCCGAGCACACTCGCCATCGCCAGGCGCTCGCACTGGCCGTCGACAAGTCGGGCTACGGCGCACGCACGCTGCCCGCCGGCCATGCGTGGGGCGTCGCGATGCACGAAACCGCCGGCACGGTCGTCGCGTATGTCACCGAGGTGTCGATCGAAGCCAGGCAGCCGCGCGTGCACCGCGTGACGGCCGGCGTGCATGCCGGCCGCATCGTGAACCCGACCGGCGCGGACGCGCAGATCCAGGGCGGTGCGCTGTTCGGCCTCGCGACGACCAAGCCGGGTTTCGCGATCGACGTCGAGCATGGTGCGGCCCGCAACGCCGGCTTCGCCGACTACTCGCCGGTGCGGATGCAGGAAGCAGCGCCGGTGGACGTGTTCTTCGTCCCGTCGGACGCGCATCCGACCGGGTTGAGCGAGGCCGGCGTGCCGCCGATCGCACCGGCGGTCGCCAACGGCGCGTTCGTTCTGACCGGCGAGCGGATGCGCGCGTTGCCGTTCGCGCCGATGCTGGTCGCGTCGACCGCGCCCGCACTGCCTGCCGCGGCGGCAGCGGAAGACGACCCGTACGCCGACCTGGCGGCCGGCGGTTGCCGGATGCCGCACAAGGCAAAGACGGCCGCGTCGAAGCCGAAGGTCAGTCAAAGCCAGGCCGGCGTCGGGCAATCCAGCGCGGTGCCCAAGTTTCTCCGTCCCAAGCGGAAAGCAGGCATCCCGTGCATCGACGATCTCAAGAAGCCAACGACGACCTGA
- a CDS encoding MFS transporter, whose product MQTSSTPHPRLVQTAACLGYAVVLIDVSVVNVALDALRTSFGAALTDLQWVVNAYALVFAATLLMAGALGDRLGAKRVFIAGYAIFTLSSIGCGLAHSIGALIAWRLVQGIGAALLVPNSLAVLRLAFDDAAARSRAIGWWGAGGGIALAAGPLAGGLLIAAVGWRSIFLVNVPVGIAGIWLTWRFAPDTKAQGGRRLDLPAQLTGAFALAALTFASTEISALGWRSPVIVSAFVLCVALGIAFVRLEARNPDAMLPAGLWQDRIVRSSIVIGAIANLVFYGIVFTLSLLFQSVWRMTPVRAGVAFLPMMGVLMIMSIVAGRLTGRLGARTLATAGLSISAVGYLAMWLAIVEQSNGLLAIPMLLAGGGIALTIPTITDAALAAVSGAQSGVASGLLNTARQVGGVMGVALFGFFVREAGGVAFVHGMERALIVSALLLVVGAVMAWWNLGRAAERGIRARGASPRRQ is encoded by the coding sequence ATGCAGACCTCATCCACACCTCACCCGCGGCTGGTTCAAACGGCGGCGTGCCTCGGTTATGCGGTCGTCCTGATCGACGTCAGCGTCGTCAACGTTGCGCTCGATGCATTGCGAACGTCCTTTGGCGCTGCGCTCACCGACCTGCAATGGGTCGTCAACGCGTATGCGCTCGTGTTCGCGGCGACCCTGCTGATGGCGGGCGCGCTCGGCGACCGGCTGGGTGCAAAGCGCGTGTTCATTGCCGGCTACGCGATCTTCACGCTGTCATCGATCGGCTGCGGCCTCGCGCATTCCATCGGCGCGTTGATCGCCTGGCGTCTCGTTCAGGGGATCGGCGCCGCGCTGCTGGTGCCGAACTCGCTGGCCGTGCTGCGTCTCGCATTCGACGACGCGGCAGCGCGTAGCCGCGCGATCGGCTGGTGGGGTGCCGGCGGCGGCATTGCGCTGGCCGCGGGGCCGCTGGCCGGCGGGTTGCTCATCGCTGCAGTCGGCTGGCGCAGCATTTTCCTGGTCAACGTGCCGGTCGGCATTGCCGGTATCTGGCTGACGTGGCGGTTTGCGCCCGACACGAAAGCGCAGGGCGGCAGGCGCCTCGATCTTCCCGCGCAACTGACCGGTGCGTTTGCGCTGGCGGCGCTCACGTTCGCGTCGACCGAGATCAGTGCGCTGGGATGGCGCAGTCCGGTCATCGTGAGTGCATTCGTGTTGTGCGTTGCGTTGGGCATCGCGTTCGTCCGGCTGGAGGCGCGCAATCCGGACGCGATGCTGCCGGCAGGGTTGTGGCAGGACCGGATCGTCCGCAGCTCGATCGTGATCGGTGCGATCGCGAACCTGGTCTTCTACGGCATCGTCTTTACGTTGAGCCTGCTGTTTCAGTCGGTCTGGCGTATGACGCCGGTGCGTGCGGGCGTCGCGTTTCTGCCGATGATGGGGGTGCTGATGATCATGAGCATCGTCGCCGGGCGGCTGACCGGCCGGCTGGGCGCGCGCACGCTGGCGACGGCCGGGCTGTCGATTTCAGCGGTCGGTTATCTGGCGATGTGGCTGGCGATCGTTGAGCAATCCAACGGGTTGCTCGCGATACCGATGCTGCTGGCAGGCGGCGGCATCGCGTTGACGATACCGACCATCACGGACGCGGCGCTCGCGGCCGTGAGCGGCGCGCAGTCGGGTGTGGCATCGGGGTTGTTGAATACGGCGCGACAGGTGGGCGGCGTGATGGGCGTCGCGTTGTTTGGTTTCTTCGTTCGTGAGGCAGGGGGCGTGGCGTTCGTCCATGGGATGGAGCGGGCGTTGATCGTTTCGGCTCTGTTGCTGGTGGTGGGGGCGGTGATGGCTTGGTGGAATCTGGGGCGGGCGGCGGAGCGCGGGATTCGGGCTCGCGGGGCGAGCCCTCGACGTCAATGA
- a CDS encoding LysR family transcriptional regulator yields MFDWENLRYFVAVAQAGSLSAAARRLNVDHATVSRRLAALESELKMRVIDRLPRACRPTAAGRQILEFAGKMEEHAFAIERLALTEHLPMHGTVTISVPPVLANNFYANHLYAFAQMHPGIRLSMASQAQSVSLARREADIAVRLFRPEEPQNVTRKLGEMAFGLYASRDYAHASTPDDWAFICYDAQFAEMPHQKWLESIARGRRIACEVSDITTQQVAARTGIGVAGLPVFMGDDDPGLQRLPFDGEPYARDIWLVVHADLRHSPSIRAAINFIADVTGKTFAPDSRQ; encoded by the coding sequence ATGTTCGACTGGGAAAACCTGCGTTACTTCGTTGCCGTCGCTCAAGCGGGGAGTCTTTCCGCGGCCGCCCGGCGATTGAACGTCGACCATGCGACAGTCAGCCGTCGCCTGGCCGCACTCGAATCGGAATTGAAGATGCGCGTGATCGACAGGTTGCCGCGCGCGTGCCGGCCGACCGCCGCCGGCCGGCAGATTCTCGAGTTCGCCGGGAAAATGGAGGAGCACGCGTTTGCGATCGAGCGCCTCGCGCTCACGGAACATCTGCCGATGCACGGCACCGTGACGATCAGCGTGCCGCCCGTGCTCGCCAACAATTTCTACGCGAATCATCTGTATGCGTTCGCGCAAATGCATCCGGGCATTCGGCTGTCGATGGCCAGCCAGGCGCAAAGCGTCTCGCTCGCCCGCCGTGAAGCGGATATCGCCGTGCGCCTGTTCCGCCCCGAAGAGCCGCAAAACGTGACGCGCAAGCTGGGCGAGATGGCTTTCGGGCTCTATGCGAGTCGCGACTATGCGCACGCGTCGACGCCTGACGATTGGGCGTTCATCTGCTACGACGCGCAATTCGCGGAAATGCCGCATCAGAAGTGGCTCGAGTCGATCGCTCGAGGTCGCCGCATCGCGTGCGAAGTCAGCGACATCACGACGCAGCAGGTCGCGGCCCGTACCGGAATCGGCGTAGCGGGCCTACCCGTGTTCATGGGCGATGACGATCCGGGGTTGCAGCGCTTGCCGTTCGACGGGGAACCGTACGCCCGCGACATCTGGCTGGTCGTGCATGCCGATCTCAGGCATTCCCCGTCGATTCGCGCGGCGATCAACTTCATCGCCGACGTGACGGGAAAGACCTTCGCGCCGGATTCGAGGCAGTAG
- a CDS encoding LysR family transcriptional regulator: MISDQNGEIDSQSVRTNLPSLMALRCFEAAARHENFSRAADELCLTHGAVSRAVRLLEDDLGVALFQRRSRRVFLTDAGRKLAQAVHDGLGLMRHAAQELRTEAARARRWVLSCEPTLLMRWLIPRWPDFQARHAGVDIHLAAAGGPFSFDSGIDMAIRRNDFAWPAGYHAERLFAEKVGPVCRPDKVDAWFSARRGSRSLKADVARLHTRTRPHAWKEWAVAANQPAAGGRGQTFDHFYFSLQAAVAGLGVAIGPWHLVRDDIESGVLVAPMGFVEDGSHYCLLTPEPVVAGSAQGDVLGWLRAVV, encoded by the coding sequence ATGATTTCTGACCAGAATGGTGAGATTGACTCACAGTCAGTTCGCACGAACCTGCCATCGCTGATGGCGCTGCGTTGCTTCGAGGCGGCGGCGCGTCACGAGAATTTCAGCCGTGCGGCCGACGAGCTGTGCCTGACCCATGGCGCGGTCAGCCGCGCGGTGCGATTGCTCGAGGACGACCTGGGCGTCGCGCTGTTCCAGCGGCGCAGCCGTCGCGTGTTCCTGACCGATGCGGGCCGCAAGCTGGCGCAGGCCGTTCATGACGGGCTGGGGCTGATGCGTCACGCCGCGCAGGAATTGCGTACCGAGGCCGCCCGGGCGCGGCGCTGGGTGCTGTCGTGCGAACCGACGCTTCTGATGCGCTGGCTGATTCCGCGCTGGCCGGATTTTCAGGCGCGGCATGCGGGCGTCGACATTCACCTGGCTGCCGCAGGCGGTCCGTTCTCATTCGACAGCGGCATCGACATGGCGATTCGACGCAATGACTTTGCGTGGCCGGCGGGTTATCACGCGGAGCGGCTGTTCGCGGAGAAGGTGGGGCCGGTCTGCCGGCCGGATAAGGTCGATGCGTGGTTTTCCGCGCGTCGTGGCAGTCGCTCGTTGAAGGCGGATGTTGCGCGACTGCACACGCGGACACGGCCGCACGCGTGGAAGGAATGGGCAGTGGCGGCGAACCAGCCGGCCGCGGGCGGGCGCGGGCAGACGTTCGACCATTTCTATTTCAGTCTGCAGGCGGCGGTTGCGGGGCTCGGTGTCGCGATCGGCCCGTGGCACCTCGTTCGCGACGACATCGAAAGCGGTGTGCTGGTCGCGCCGATGGGGTTCGTCGAGGATGGTTCGCATTACTGCTTGTTGACGCCGGAACCGGTGGTGGCGGGGAGTGCGCAGGGGGATGTGCTGGGGTGGTTGAGGGCGGTGGTTTGA
- a CDS encoding LysE family translocator: MTELIVVVTITLLAVISPGPDFAMLTRNSLMLSRRSGVLTALGIGLGVTVHVSYTLLGVGLLIRQSLWLFNAVKLVGAIYLIYLGVKMLMTKAGNGQTDAPAAPLSDLAALRTGFLTNALNPKTTVFIVSLFMQAVRPDTPLIVQIGYGAFIAVAHAGWFSLVALCFSATAVRDRLLALRHWIDRTFGCLLVGFGVALAIARGGR; encoded by the coding sequence ATGACCGAACTGATAGTTGTAGTCACCATCACGCTGCTGGCCGTGATCAGCCCGGGGCCGGACTTCGCGATGCTCACGCGCAACAGCCTGATGCTGTCGCGCCGCTCGGGCGTACTCACCGCGCTGGGGATCGGGCTCGGCGTGACGGTTCACGTAAGCTACACGCTGCTGGGCGTCGGCCTGCTGATCCGGCAGTCGCTGTGGCTCTTCAATGCCGTCAAGCTGGTCGGCGCGATCTACCTGATCTACCTCGGCGTGAAGATGCTCATGACGAAGGCGGGCAACGGGCAGACGGATGCGCCGGCCGCACCGCTGTCCGACCTGGCCGCGCTGCGCACCGGCTTCCTGACCAATGCGCTGAACCCCAAGACCACGGTGTTCATCGTCAGCCTGTTCATGCAGGCCGTGCGGCCCGACACGCCGTTGATCGTGCAGATCGGCTACGGCGCGTTCATCGCCGTCGCGCATGCCGGCTGGTTCAGCCTGGTGGCCCTGTGCTTCTCCGCGACGGCCGTCCGCGATCGCCTGCTGGCGCTGCGGCACTGGATCGACCGCACCTTCGGCTGCCTGCTCGTCGGCTTCGGCGTCGCGCTTGCCATCGCGCGCGGCGGGCGCTGA
- a CDS encoding FMN-dependent NADH-azoreductase: MTRVLYIEGSPNKDYSASIDVCNAFLDAYRHTHPDHEIQTLDIWNLAIPEFDEAALAAKYAGLSGNALTPAQAAAWQRIEQLAAPFHEADKLLFGVPLWNFSIPYKLKHLIDVISQKDVLFTFDGTGFAGKLAGKKAAVVYARGLGYQSPGSFTPAAEFDLQRPYMETWLKFVGVKDVTGIVVERTLLGPDGAVDRSRAIDEARTIARTF; this comes from the coding sequence ATGACACGCGTGCTTTATATCGAAGGCTCACCCAACAAGGACTACTCGGCGTCCATCGACGTGTGCAATGCCTTTCTCGATGCGTATCGGCACACGCATCCCGATCACGAGATACAGACGCTCGACATCTGGAATCTGGCGATACCCGAATTCGACGAAGCCGCGCTGGCCGCTAAATATGCGGGACTGAGCGGCAACGCGTTGACGCCGGCTCAGGCGGCGGCATGGCAGCGGATCGAGCAGCTCGCGGCGCCGTTCCACGAGGCGGACAAGCTTCTGTTCGGCGTGCCGCTGTGGAATTTCAGTATTCCGTACAAACTCAAGCACCTGATCGACGTGATCTCGCAGAAGGACGTGCTGTTCACGTTCGACGGCACAGGTTTCGCCGGCAAGCTGGCCGGGAAAAAGGCGGCGGTGGTCTACGCGCGCGGGCTCGGTTATCAGTCGCCGGGCTCATTTACCCCGGCGGCCGAATTCGATCTGCAGCGCCCGTACATGGAGACCTGGCTCAAGTTCGTGGGCGTGAAGGACGTCACCGGGATCGTCGTCGAGCGCACCTTGCTCGGCCCCGACGGAGCGGTCGATCGCAGTCGCGCGATCGACGAAGCCCGCACGATCGCGCGTACGTTCTAA
- a CDS encoding LysR substrate-binding domain-containing protein, producing the protein MNTPLDTSLLHTFVAIADVRSFTGAGRRLHLSQSAVSAQIARLEEQVGRALLARNTRSVTLTEHGRMLLGYARAMLNLSEEAKTKLGSGNAVDVTLRIGASEDVAGGWLPDVMRRHGAARRGLRLNLTVDIGDSLFQRHADGEFDLVIGSRCAHTGQGATLWREPLVWAFACHEPLPEGDVPLACFPDPCPYRGAAIKALALAGMPYFIACESPSVTGIRTFARAGIAIAPVPRSAIDDTLRELGVSEGLPALPDMEFVMMHDAGMPAAVEFAATLVDETAIRNGAGVRNRP; encoded by the coding sequence ATGAACACGCCGCTCGACACCTCACTGCTTCATACGTTCGTCGCCATCGCCGACGTACGGAGCTTTACCGGCGCAGGTCGCAGGCTGCATCTCAGCCAGTCCGCGGTCAGCGCGCAGATCGCTCGTCTCGAGGAGCAGGTCGGCCGGGCGCTGCTCGCCCGCAATACGCGCAGCGTTACGCTCACCGAGCATGGCCGGATGCTGCTCGGCTACGCGCGCGCGATGCTCAACCTGAGCGAGGAAGCGAAGACGAAACTGGGCAGCGGCAACGCAGTCGATGTCACGCTGCGCATCGGCGCATCGGAGGATGTGGCGGGAGGCTGGCTGCCCGACGTGATGCGCCGCCATGGCGCCGCGCGGCGCGGCTTGCGGCTGAATCTGACGGTCGACATCGGCGACAGCCTGTTTCAACGGCACGCCGACGGCGAATTCGATCTCGTGATCGGCAGCCGGTGCGCGCACACGGGCCAGGGCGCGACGTTGTGGCGAGAGCCGCTCGTCTGGGCGTTTGCGTGCCACGAGCCGCTGCCGGAAGGCGATGTGCCGCTCGCGTGCTTCCCCGATCCGTGCCCGTACCGGGGCGCTGCCATCAAGGCGCTCGCGCTGGCCGGCATGCCCTATTTCATCGCATGCGAAAGCCCAAGCGTCACGGGCATCCGCACGTTCGCGCGCGCCGGCATCGCGATTGCGCCGGTGCCGCGCAGCGCGATCGACGACACGCTCCGCGAGCTGGGCGTGTCCGAAGGCTTGCCGGCGCTGCCGGACATGGAATTCGTGATGATGCACGACGCGGGAATGCCGGCCGCCGTCGAATTCGCTGCGACGCTTGTCGATGAAACCGCCATTCGCAACGGGGCCGGCGTGCGCAACCGGCCCTAG
- a CDS encoding coniferyl aldehyde dehydrogenase, translating to MAVSAESSSSFDPAALLARQRNAFVSEGPPSVQQRKARLARLRAVVLAYRSEVEEAVSADFGHRSRHETAIMELVGVIQAIDYLTRNLRRFTKPQRRHVGIFYRAGHARVEYQPLGVIGVMAPWNYPFALTFIPLATALAAGNRAMLKPSELTPRTSEVMRRMLAETFPSEEVAVVLGGPEVGAAFSGLPFDHLLFTGSTQVGRKVMKAASDNLVPVTLELGGKSPAIVARGHVDGRTMSSIVFGKLSNGGQTCVAPDYALVHEDDLDAFVAQYDAAVARFYPGGPTSPDYTSIVSDRHFDRLKSLVDEARSKGARVIEAGVNPQQAATRKRTLAPTLIVGAGDDTTVMQEEIFGPILPVRTYRTIDEVVDYVNARPRPLALYYFGAQDSDCESLLKRTTSGNVGINNTLLHVAQEDLPFGGVGPSGMGAYHGIEGFRAMSHAKGVFVLGRWNLPSLLRAPFGKLADLSLAALLGRSREPEGVRAGLSAKR from the coding sequence ATGGCCGTTTCCGCAGAATCCAGCTCGAGCTTCGACCCGGCGGCGTTGCTGGCCCGCCAGCGCAACGCGTTCGTCAGCGAGGGGCCGCCGAGCGTGCAGCAGCGCAAGGCGCGGCTCGCGCGGCTGCGCGCCGTGGTGCTCGCGTATCGCAGCGAAGTGGAGGAGGCGGTCAGCGCCGATTTCGGGCACCGCTCGCGACACGAGACCGCGATCATGGAACTGGTCGGCGTGATCCAGGCGATCGACTACCTGACGCGCAATCTGCGCCGCTTCACGAAGCCGCAGCGCCGGCACGTCGGGATCTTTTACCGGGCCGGGCACGCGCGCGTGGAGTACCAGCCGCTGGGTGTCATCGGCGTGATGGCGCCGTGGAATTACCCGTTCGCGCTCACGTTCATTCCGCTGGCCACCGCGCTGGCCGCGGGCAACCGCGCGATGCTCAAGCCGTCGGAACTGACGCCGCGCACCAGCGAGGTGATGCGCCGAATGCTCGCGGAAACTTTCCCGAGCGAGGAAGTCGCGGTCGTGCTCGGCGGCCCGGAAGTCGGCGCCGCCTTCAGCGGCTTGCCGTTCGATCATCTGCTGTTTACCGGCAGCACGCAGGTGGGCCGCAAGGTCATGAAGGCGGCCAGCGACAACCTGGTGCCGGTGACGCTCGAACTCGGCGGCAAGAGCCCGGCGATCGTCGCGAGAGGGCACGTCGACGGCCGGACGATGTCCAGCATCGTGTTCGGCAAGCTGTCGAACGGCGGGCAGACCTGCGTCGCGCCCGACTATGCGCTGGTGCATGAAGACGACCTCGACGCGTTCGTCGCGCAATACGATGCGGCCGTCGCGCGCTTCTATCCGGGCGGGCCGACCAGCCCGGACTACACGTCGATCGTCAGCGACCGGCATTTCGATCGCCTGAAGAGCCTCGTCGACGAAGCGCGTAGCAAGGGCGCGCGCGTGATCGAGGCGGGTGTGAATCCGCAGCAGGCGGCCACCCGCAAGCGGACGCTCGCGCCCACGCTGATCGTCGGTGCCGGCGACGATACGACCGTCATGCAGGAAGAGATCTTCGGGCCGATCCTGCCGGTGCGCACGTATCGCACGATCGACGAAGTCGTCGACTACGTGAATGCGCGTCCGCGGCCGCTCGCGCTGTACTACTTCGGCGCGCAGGACAGCGACTGCGAGTCGTTGCTCAAGCGCACCACGTCGGGCAATGTCGGCATCAACAACACGCTCCTGCATGTCGCGCAGGAGGACTTGCCGTTCGGCGGCGTCGGCCCGAGCGGGATGGGCGCGTATCACGGCATCGAGGGATTCCGCGCGATGAGCCATGCGAAGGGCGTGTTCGTGCTGGGGCGCTGGAACCTGCCGAGCCTGCTGCGTGCGCCGTTTGGCAAGCTCGCGGATCTGTCGCTGGCAGCGCTGCTCGGGCGCAGCCGGGAGCCTGAGGGCGTGCGGGCGGGATTGAGCGCGAAGCGCTGA
- a CDS encoding TetR/AcrR family transcriptional regulator, with the protein MSSDEAADAGQKAYHHGDLRRAIIDTALDTLQEQQGWQFTLREIARRANVSHSAPYRHFPDKAALLHELALIGFDRLNEDLAASVDPAADAPDVLRALAYAHLAFGQRNPDLYRLMFAADAGEPTDIHLDPRVQAPFLLVVDILEHGQRAGTIRPRPALGQATACWAHLHGLTMLAIDGRLVREKVGDHAIEDALTTLLDGLVLPASPARSAKTKRP; encoded by the coding sequence ATGTCGTCGGATGAGGCTGCGGACGCCGGGCAAAAGGCTTATCACCACGGGGATCTGCGGCGCGCGATCATCGACACGGCGCTCGACACGCTGCAGGAGCAACAGGGCTGGCAGTTCACGCTGCGCGAAATCGCGCGGCGCGCGAACGTCAGCCACTCGGCGCCGTACCGGCATTTCCCGGACAAGGCCGCGTTGCTGCACGAGCTCGCGCTGATCGGCTTCGATCGGCTGAACGAAGACCTCGCCGCGTCCGTCGATCCCGCGGCGGACGCACCGGACGTGCTGCGCGCACTCGCTTACGCCCATCTCGCGTTCGGGCAGCGCAACCCGGATCTCTATCGACTGATGTTTGCCGCGGATGCCGGCGAGCCCACGGACATCCATCTCGATCCGCGCGTGCAGGCGCCGTTCCTGCTGGTCGTCGACATCCTGGAACACGGCCAGCGCGCCGGCACGATCCGCCCGCGCCCGGCGCTCGGCCAGGCGACCGCCTGCTGGGCGCATCTGCATGGGCTGACGATGCTGGCGATCGACGGGCGGCTGGTGCGCGAGAAGGTCGGCGATCACGCGATCGAAGATGCGCTGACCACCTTGCTGGACGGTCTCGTGCTGCCCGCCAGCCCCGCGCGGTCCGCGAAGACGAAAAGGCCTTGA